A genomic region of Exiguobacterium sp. Helios contains the following coding sequences:
- a CDS encoding NAD(P)/FAD-dependent oxidoreductase yields the protein MKKQAVVIGAGLAGMSAAIRLAGDGYEVTMLEQNGNVGGKLNQRSGQGFTFDTGPSILTMPWVLEQLFTSVHRRLDDYLEIERIEPQWRTFFEDGTQLDVKGDLPGMLEEFKKVSDQADFVELFSYSKKMYDLCLDSFYKYSLEDLKDLKKYHTMSELLKMDPLNTVASGTKKHLNNKYLEQLFNYMVMYVGSNPYEAPAVFNQMIYVQMGLGIYYVKGGMYNIARAMKTVLDELRVTIHVNTPVERVVTEGKRAIGVETTDGTFYPADVVVSNLEVIPTYQHLISEKKGPKHAKKLNQSFVPSVSGLVLLLGVNREYKDLKHHNFFFSDDPEREFAQMFKDGVPPEDPTIYVGVSSKSDASQAPEGKDNLFVLTHVPPLTKQDGKTDWDAYREVVLDKLERMGLTDLRESIEFEYRFTPEDLKSLYGPNGGSIYGVAADRKKNGGFKIPSKSDLYEGLYFVGGSTHPGGGVPMVTLSGQLTADLIQKHEKVKA from the coding sequence TTGAAGAAACAAGCAGTCGTCATTGGAGCAGGTTTAGCAGGTATGTCAGCCGCAATTCGTCTCGCTGGGGACGGTTATGAAGTCACGATGCTTGAACAAAACGGAAACGTTGGCGGTAAATTAAATCAACGCAGTGGTCAAGGATTTACGTTTGATACCGGCCCCTCGATCTTGACGATGCCTTGGGTACTCGAGCAATTATTTACGAGCGTTCACCGTCGACTCGACGACTATCTAGAAATCGAGCGGATCGAACCGCAATGGCGGACTTTCTTTGAAGACGGTACACAACTTGACGTCAAAGGCGATCTTCCAGGTATGTTGGAAGAATTTAAAAAAGTCTCCGACCAAGCTGACTTCGTCGAATTGTTCAGCTATTCCAAAAAAATGTATGACCTGTGTTTGGACAGTTTCTATAAATACAGTCTCGAAGATTTGAAGGACTTAAAAAAATACCATACGATGTCTGAATTACTTAAAATGGATCCACTCAATACAGTAGCAAGCGGTACAAAAAAACATTTGAACAACAAATACCTGGAGCAACTGTTTAACTATATGGTCATGTATGTCGGATCCAACCCATATGAAGCTCCTGCTGTCTTCAATCAAATGATTTATGTTCAGATGGGTCTCGGCATCTATTATGTCAAAGGTGGTATGTACAATATCGCCCGTGCCATGAAGACTGTGCTTGACGAACTCCGGGTGACCATTCACGTCAACACACCTGTCGAACGTGTCGTCACAGAAGGCAAGCGTGCAATCGGCGTGGAAACGACAGACGGTACATTTTATCCGGCTGATGTCGTCGTCTCGAACCTTGAGGTCATTCCGACCTATCAACATCTCATTTCAGAGAAAAAAGGACCAAAACATGCTAAAAAATTAAATCAGTCATTCGTGCCTTCCGTTTCCGGTCTTGTTCTGTTACTTGGGGTTAACCGTGAATACAAAGACTTGAAACACCATAACTTCTTCTTCTCTGATGATCCGGAACGGGAATTTGCCCAAATGTTCAAGGATGGGGTTCCGCCAGAAGATCCAACGATTTATGTCGGTGTTTCTTCTAAATCCGATGCGTCACAGGCTCCTGAAGGAAAAGATAATTTGTTCGTCTTGACACACGTGCCACCACTGACGAAACAAGATGGAAAAACCGATTGGGATGCGTACCGTGAAGTCGTCCTCGATAAATTGGAACGGATGGGACTGACTGATTTACGCGAATCGATTGAATTTGAATACCGCTTTACACCAGAAGACTTGAAATCCCTATATGGTCCGAACGGTGGCTCGATTTATGGTGTGGCAGCCGATCGGAAAAAGAACGGTGGATTTAAGATTCCATCGAAGAGTGATCTCTACGAAGGTCTCTATTTCGTCGGTGGTTCCACACATCCAGGTGGTGGTGTCCCGATGGTCACCTTATCAGGTCAGCTGACAGCTGATTTAATCCAAAAACATGAAAAGGTAAAAGCATAA
- a CDS encoding efflux RND transporter permease subunit, which yields MNFLTRFSLKNSVAVFIIAILLVLGGVYSFSQLKVDQFPEIEFPQISVEAVYPGASPDDVDKQVVSKLETALKGIEGSTKITSSAYESIGIINIEFPFDTDMDKVEQQIDAAIQDANLPEEATTKLNRFSFGSFPIYNISFFSKDGKEIESLLKNEIEPELNKIPGINSVSVGGYKDDLVQITVDNKKATAAGLSLSSIKEQINAKYVSFPSGQLAEGDSKIPIRVEEKLENLDKLKNLQLTSNVVSGAASGNQGQPAQSGPPAGATGATGVPAEETQPAEPVRLSDIATIEAVSKQSEKTRYDLKDSLSMAITKKQDANTVEIADGVTKILNKYDDQIDYTIGIDSAKDIEESVATLVKEGLLGALFASLAVLLFLRNIRATIIAIVSIPLSLLIAAIFLNWQDISLNIMTLGGMAVAVGRVVDDSIVVIENIFRRVRKSDGGMTNEIIEQSTKEILKAITSSTLTTVVVFLPIGFVGGITGKFFLPFALTIIFSLLASLLVAITIVPILAKFAFKKVPAEEKEGVLQRWYGKLIEKSLSHKAIILVVSFLLLGGSLAIVPQLGFTFIPNEASKTLTASLELPAATSLEKTSDVSLNMEKMFDQENAIADVTTSVGARDFTTGLRLDNKASYFLNLKDGADVEKTIKSLETKMDDIAKEDGVDVKISVAELSTGGPPSNNNVDVDLFSTDLEALQKAAKLVEDNMNKNNDLKYVTNNFSEKQKQFLVEIDSEKASDRGLSGFQILGTVNDQTKPVTVGTLNLDDKDQDVQLSYKEDLTSKADLENVQLFSAAGPVALKDVATVNEVDTFTSIQKLDGKVYARVSGQVKGDNVQTVSSDVKAAVEKIDLPDGVSLTSGGGNDDTVEIFQSLGIAIVVAIGLVYLTMLITFGKARIPFIILSSLIFVPIGSLVTLFLANEPLSVSVMIGFLMLIGIVTTNAIVLVDRIGQNITRGLPIRESLIEAGKTRLRPILMTAFATIMALVPLALTTSSGTLISKGLALTVIGGLTTSTLLTLIIVPVVYELFFFKKVKKERQS from the coding sequence TTGAATTTTTTAACAAGGTTTAGTTTAAAGAACTCTGTCGCTGTATTTATTATTGCCATTTTATTAGTTTTGGGCGGCGTATATTCGTTTTCTCAGCTTAAAGTGGATCAGTTTCCTGAAATTGAATTTCCTCAAATTTCAGTAGAAGCTGTGTATCCGGGCGCATCTCCGGATGATGTCGATAAACAGGTCGTCTCAAAACTCGAGACAGCATTGAAAGGAATCGAGGGCTCGACAAAAATCACGAGCTCTGCTTATGAAAGTATCGGGATCATCAATATCGAATTCCCATTTGATACCGATATGGACAAGGTCGAACAACAAATCGATGCTGCGATCCAGGATGCTAACCTTCCGGAAGAAGCAACAACGAAGTTGAACCGCTTCTCATTTGGATCGTTCCCGATCTACAACATTTCCTTCTTTAGTAAAGACGGAAAAGAGATTGAGTCCCTTCTAAAAAATGAAATCGAACCGGAACTGAATAAAATTCCGGGCATCAACAGTGTATCGGTTGGTGGCTACAAAGATGACTTGGTCCAAATTACTGTCGACAATAAAAAAGCGACAGCTGCCGGTTTATCTTTATCAAGCATTAAAGAACAAATCAATGCCAAGTATGTTTCCTTCCCGTCTGGTCAACTCGCAGAAGGTGATTCGAAGATTCCAATCCGTGTCGAAGAAAAACTGGAAAACTTGGATAAACTAAAAAATCTCCAACTCACGTCAAATGTTGTTTCAGGCGCTGCTTCCGGCAACCAGGGTCAACCTGCTCAATCAGGACCTCCCGCTGGTGCAACAGGTGCTACCGGTGTTCCGGCAGAAGAAACGCAACCAGCTGAACCGGTTCGTCTTTCAGACATTGCTACCATTGAAGCCGTCTCGAAGCAAAGTGAAAAAACACGTTATGATTTAAAAGATTCTCTCTCGATGGCCATCACAAAAAAACAAGACGCCAATACGGTTGAAATCGCTGACGGCGTCACAAAAATCTTAAACAAATATGATGACCAAATTGATTATACGATTGGCATTGATTCTGCGAAAGATATCGAAGAATCCGTCGCTACGCTTGTCAAAGAAGGATTACTCGGTGCCCTGTTCGCTTCACTGGCTGTCCTTCTGTTCCTAAGGAATATCCGGGCGACGATCATCGCAATCGTCTCGATTCCGCTGTCACTCTTGATTGCGGCCATCTTCTTGAACTGGCAGGATATTTCATTAAATATCATGACACTCGGTGGTATGGCAGTGGCTGTCGGTCGGGTTGTCGATGACAGTATCGTCGTCATTGAAAACATTTTCCGGCGGGTCCGTAAATCAGATGGCGGTATGACAAATGAAATCATCGAACAATCAACGAAAGAGATTTTAAAAGCTATCACGTCTTCGACGCTTACGACCGTCGTCGTCTTCTTGCCGATCGGCTTTGTCGGCGGTATCACAGGTAAATTCTTCTTACCGTTCGCGTTGACCATCATCTTCTCATTACTCGCTTCCCTGCTTGTCGCGATTACGATTGTACCGATCTTAGCGAAATTCGCCTTTAAAAAGGTACCAGCGGAAGAAAAAGAAGGTGTCTTACAACGTTGGTACGGCAAACTGATTGAAAAATCATTGTCACATAAAGCGATCATCTTAGTCGTTTCCTTCTTGTTACTCGGTGGTTCGCTTGCGATCGTACCGCAACTCGGCTTTACGTTCATTCCGAATGAAGCTTCAAAAACATTAACCGCTTCACTCGAACTTCCTGCTGCAACATCGCTTGAGAAAACGAGTGATGTTTCGCTCAACATGGAAAAAATGTTCGATCAGGAAAACGCCATTGCTGATGTCACGACATCCGTCGGAGCACGTGACTTCACGACCGGGTTACGACTCGATAACAAAGCCAGCTACTTCTTGAACTTAAAAGATGGAGCAGATGTCGAAAAAACGATCAAATCCCTTGAAACCAAAATGGATGATATCGCAAAAGAAGATGGTGTCGACGTCAAAATCAGCGTTGCTGAGTTGTCGACAGGGGGTCCACCATCCAATAATAATGTGGATGTTGATTTGTTCTCGACTGATTTAGAAGCGCTCCAAAAAGCAGCTAAACTGGTGGAAGACAATATGAACAAAAACAACGATTTGAAATATGTTACGAATAACTTTAGCGAGAAACAAAAACAATTCCTCGTTGAAATTGATTCTGAAAAAGCCAGTGATCGTGGTTTATCCGGCTTCCAGATTCTTGGTACGGTCAACGACCAAACTAAACCGGTCACGGTCGGTACACTGAATCTCGATGACAAAGATCAGGACGTTCAATTGTCTTACAAGGAAGACTTAACGTCGAAAGCAGACCTTGAAAATGTCCAACTCTTCTCGGCTGCCGGTCCTGTCGCCTTAAAAGATGTCGCAACCGTCAATGAAGTCGATACGTTCACATCGATTCAAAAGCTGGACGGTAAAGTCTACGCTCGCGTTTCGGGTCAAGTCAAAGGCGATAACGTCCAAACGGTCTCAAGTGACGTCAAAGCTGCTGTCGAAAAAATCGATTTGCCGGACGGCGTTTCCTTAACAAGTGGCGGCGGAAATGATGACACGGTTGAAATCTTCCAATCTCTTGGAATCGCCATCGTCGTTGCCATCGGTCTCGTCTACTTGACGATGTTAATCACGTTCGGAAAAGCACGGATTCCGTTCATCATCTTATCATCGCTCATCTTCGTTCCGATCGGTTCGCTCGTTACGCTGTTCCTAGCTAACGAACCATTGTCTGTCAGTGTCATGATCGGATTCCTCATGTTGATCGGAATCGTAACGACCAACGCGATTGTGCTTGTTGACCGGATTGGTCAGAATATCACACGTGGACTTCCGATTCGGGAATCTTTGATTGAAGCCGGTAAGACACGACTTCGTCCAATCCTGATGACGGCATTCGCTACTATCATGGCGCTTGTCCCGCTCGCGCTGACAACGTCATCCGGTACCCTGATTTCAAAAGGTCTCGCCTTGACTGTCATCGGTGGATTGACGACGTCAACACTCTTGACGCTCATCATCGTCCCGGTCGTCTACGAACTCTTCTTCTTCAAAAAAGTAAAAAAAGAACGTCAATCTTAA
- a CDS encoding TetR/AcrR family transcriptional regulator, whose protein sequence is MTLSDKEHLILDAAMACFSELGYKGTTIERVAKRAHVGKPTVYQLFESKLDLFESLVTRVLQEMKAEAENAYTTTASVEENKQAMIDAIVNHQQQHLFILQITQETQTLKLQEMSELRIRIEQHIVEYIKNLLETRLELEKRSPAVPVEVTAFLLFKTYIALISEWPLIGKPLDLKTISQAMLKLL, encoded by the coding sequence ATGACACTGTCTGATAAAGAACATCTCATTTTAGATGCAGCGATGGCCTGCTTTTCGGAACTCGGATATAAAGGAACGACTATCGAACGGGTTGCCAAACGGGCTCATGTCGGAAAACCAACCGTCTATCAATTGTTTGAAAGTAAACTTGATTTGTTTGAATCCCTCGTCACACGGGTGTTGCAGGAGATGAAGGCAGAAGCGGAAAACGCCTATACGACAACGGCTTCGGTCGAAGAAAATAAACAGGCGATGATTGATGCCATTGTCAATCATCAACAGCAGCATCTGTTTATCTTACAAATCACACAGGAAACCCAGACATTGAAACTTCAGGAGATGTCGGAGCTACGGATTCGAATCGAGCAGCATATCGTCGAATATATAAAGAATCTGCTTGAGACACGGTTGGAACTTGAAAAACGTTCTCCGGCAGTTCCGGTCGAAGTAACTGCGTTCTTACTGTTCAAGACGTATATTGCCTTGATTTCTGAATGGCCGCTGATTGGGAAACCGCTTGATTTAAAAACAATCAGTCAAGCGATGTTAAAATTGTTATAA
- a CDS encoding DUF456 domain-containing protein produces the protein MAKKEDKHHIMTFTFEEEATSYQVFSELKKYHANGQVDFEQIAVIKRNASGAFSFEDAVDLSGSNKAFKGSLIGMAVGILGGPFGILLGSMTGMLIGGSKDLKENQAVQETFKRTLGVIPPGKTGIIAIGEEFEPSVLDGLVAKHNGTIDRTDELLEK, from the coding sequence GTGGCGAAAAAAGAAGATAAGCACCATATCATGACCTTTACATTTGAAGAAGAAGCGACCTCGTATCAGGTATTCAGTGAATTAAAGAAATACCATGCGAATGGTCAAGTCGATTTTGAACAGATCGCTGTCATTAAACGAAATGCAAGCGGAGCCTTTTCCTTTGAAGATGCCGTCGACTTGAGCGGTTCCAACAAAGCCTTTAAAGGTTCTTTAATCGGTATGGCAGTCGGGATTCTCGGGGGACCGTTCGGTATTTTATTAGGTTCGATGACCGGGATGCTGATTGGCGGATCGAAAGACTTAAAAGAGAATCAAGCTGTTCAAGAAACATTCAAACGGACACTTGGTGTGATTCCACCCGGCAAGACAGGAATCATTGCAATCGGGGAAGAATTCGAACCATCCGTACTGGATGGACTGGTCGCGAAACATAATGGAACGATTGATCGGACAGATGAATTGCTCGAAAAATAA
- a CDS encoding PTS transporter subunit IIC, whose amino-acid sequence MSELKEYAMDRMVKVSAGMANAVLVTLGVGLLIETFGNLLHIEMLLTIGGVAKVLLAPALGAGIAYQLGGNTLVLFSAMIAATIGGAALQPTDAGLVLVPGQPISALLAAAVAVFVGKRMTGKTKFDMMVIPVSAVLAGGFTGLGAAAVTTPLLTRFSAMVTASVESSPIATSLVIALIFSVLLMSPASSAALAIALQLDPVASAAALIGCSAQFVGFTLMAYRQTDPGGLIASFFVTPKVQFPNIVKNPRLVVAPFLAAMISAPIATLVLSLEVPYELAGLGLNSMIAPLNIFVNQGFNAFLIFFATGVVLPGVLTLVFYRMTTMAGWTKMGDLRLEIQ is encoded by the coding sequence ATGAGTGAGTTGAAAGAATATGCGATGGATCGAATGGTGAAAGTATCTGCCGGGATGGCAAATGCAGTGTTAGTGACGTTAGGAGTAGGATTATTGATTGAGACGTTCGGAAACCTCTTACATATTGAAATGTTACTGACAATCGGCGGAGTCGCCAAAGTCTTACTCGCCCCCGCACTCGGAGCCGGAATTGCTTATCAGCTTGGCGGAAACACATTAGTCTTATTCAGTGCAATGATTGCTGCTACGATTGGCGGTGCCGCACTTCAGCCGACGGATGCCGGTCTTGTCCTCGTACCGGGGCAACCAATCAGTGCGTTACTCGCAGCTGCTGTGGCCGTCTTCGTCGGAAAACGAATGACAGGGAAAACAAAATTCGACATGATGGTCATCCCGGTCAGTGCTGTTCTCGCCGGCGGTTTTACAGGTCTTGGTGCCGCTGCCGTCACAACACCTCTCCTCACACGATTCAGCGCAATGGTTACTGCGTCCGTCGAGTCTTCACCGATTGCGACATCACTTGTTATTGCTCTTATCTTTAGTGTCTTATTGATGTCACCCGCTTCATCGGCTGCACTCGCAATCGCCCTTCAACTCGACCCGGTCGCCAGTGCCGCTGCTTTAATCGGTTGTTCGGCTCAGTTTGTCGGCTTTACATTGATGGCATATCGTCAAACGGATCCCGGCGGTTTGATCGCTTCGTTCTTCGTCACACCAAAGGTTCAGTTTCCAAATATCGTTAAAAATCCGCGCCTTGTCGTCGCACCCTTCCTGGCCGCGATGATTTCCGCACCCATCGCCACACTTGTTCTTTCACTTGAAGTCCCTTATGAACTTGCAGGTCTCGGATTAAATTCAATGATTGCCCCACTCAACATCTTCGTTAATCAGGGTTTTAATGCGTTCCTGATCTTTTTTGCAACCGGCGTCGTCCTTCCCGGTGTCTTGACGCTCGTCTTTTACCGCATGACGACGATGGCCGGTTGGACAAAGATGGGCGACCTTCGATTAGAAATTCAATAA
- a CDS encoding isoprenylcysteine carboxylmethyltransferase family protein — translation MTILDKVFIAGSLLWLLELFLFRNRKKEPSPLEERRSFYWILATLVATILFSILFSGSNSFSFYREIGLLLLSAGVALRYWGIYHLKHQFTRHVAVNPGDQLVSTGPYRSLRHPLYTGLFFITLGFPLYFGNLLVTLCAGVLMFLTLLHRIRIEERMLTEGFGPAYTAWARRRKRLIPFIY, via the coding sequence ATGACCATTTTAGACAAAGTGTTCATCGCCGGCTCTCTTCTTTGGTTACTCGAATTGTTTCTGTTCCGAAACCGTAAGAAGGAACCTTCTCCGCTGGAAGAACGGCGAAGTTTTTATTGGATTTTAGCTACGTTAGTCGCCACCATTCTTTTTTCCATTCTCTTCAGTGGTTCAAACTCTTTTTCCTTCTATCGCGAAATTGGATTGCTTCTGTTAAGTGCAGGTGTCGCGCTACGGTACTGGGGAATCTATCATCTTAAGCATCAGTTCACCCGCCATGTCGCTGTCAATCCGGGTGATCAGCTTGTCAGCACGGGTCCTTATCGGTCCTTACGCCACCCTCTCTATACCGGTCTGTTTTTCATCACGTTAGGTTTCCCGTTATACTTCGGGAACTTACTTGTCACGTTATGCGCCGGCGTCCTGATGTTTCTCACCTTGCTTCACCGCATTCGAATCGAGGAGCGGATGTTGACAGAAGGATTTGGTCCTGCTTATACTGCCTGGGCCCGCAGAAGAAAACGTTTGATTCCGTTTATCTACTAA
- a CDS encoding metallophosphoesterase: MKFSVITDIHGNATALKAVLKRITEETDVSDIFCLGDLIGIGPQTNEVIEIVRSTPQMTTISGNHDENVLALIHGQKYPDSYRHAKNHHQWIADQLTPDNQRFLEQLPRTVRKTFSEQEALFTHYAYLDEQKPIGEEPLAEAVDGTEQSLPNLFKGHQASLICFGHHHPKQVIRAEGVTYLNPGALGCQPEAVAPFALVEQNSGEWKVNVIEVKYDDRPYLEAFNAAPMPEKELLRKLFLGGRT, from the coding sequence ATGAAATTTTCAGTCATTACGGATATTCACGGCAATGCAACGGCACTTAAAGCAGTTTTAAAAAGAATAACGGAAGAAACAGATGTCTCAGACATTTTCTGTCTCGGAGATTTGATTGGTATCGGACCACAAACGAATGAAGTCATCGAAATTGTACGATCGACACCACAAATGACGACCATCAGCGGAAATCATGACGAAAATGTCCTGGCGTTGATACACGGTCAAAAATATCCGGATAGTTACCGTCATGCGAAAAACCATCATCAATGGATTGCCGACCAGTTAACACCGGATAATCAACGTTTTTTGGAGCAGCTCCCAAGAACCGTCCGAAAAACATTTTCGGAACAGGAAGCATTGTTTACACATTATGCATATCTGGATGAACAGAAACCAATCGGAGAGGAACCATTGGCGGAAGCGGTTGACGGAACAGAACAATCCTTGCCGAATCTGTTTAAAGGACACCAGGCGAGCCTGATTTGTTTTGGACACCATCATCCGAAACAAGTAATCCGGGCAGAGGGCGTGACGTACTTAAACCCGGGGGCGCTCGGCTGTCAGCCGGAAGCTGTGGCACCATTCGCCTTAGTCGAACAGAACAGCGGAGAATGGAAGGTGAATGTCATTGAAGTGAAGTATGATGACCGCCCGTACTTAGAAGCATTTAATGCGGCACCGATGCCGGAAAAAGAACTGTTACGTAAACTTTTTTTGGGAGGAAGAACATGA
- a CDS encoding D-alanyl-D-alanine carboxypeptidase family protein, with translation MKKIKQTVIGLLAILLSLVSFSLAAEASSYRQAKTPLNLRSGASATKAVVAVIPTTVYVNEISRLGTWSKVRYGTQTGYASTKYLLTDQQIGGLRIGKTLIVNPNLPLRSTYAPGESTVARAAFEKMKRAAKAEKITLVAFSTYRSYAYQKALFEKYVARDGFEKASTYSAQPGKSEHQTGLGFDIGGADSSKYAKFSFSSTKEAKWLAANAHRYGFHLRYPLGKESWTGYTYESWHYRYVGATLAAQLKMTGLTMEEYYQLAPGKPSTP, from the coding sequence ATGAAAAAAATAAAGCAAACGGTGATCGGGTTACTGGCGATTCTCCTCTCACTCGTCAGTTTTTCACTGGCCGCAGAAGCATCCAGTTACCGCCAGGCGAAAACACCGCTCAATCTGCGAAGCGGAGCTTCGGCAACGAAAGCGGTCGTCGCAGTGATCCCGACTACTGTCTATGTCAATGAAATCAGCCGACTTGGGACATGGTCGAAAGTTCGTTATGGAACACAGACAGGGTATGCCAGTACAAAATATTTACTGACGGATCAACAAATCGGCGGATTACGCATCGGCAAGACATTAATCGTTAATCCAAATCTTCCGTTACGTTCGACGTATGCGCCGGGAGAAAGTACGGTTGCGCGAGCCGCATTTGAAAAAATGAAACGGGCTGCCAAAGCGGAAAAGATTACGCTGGTCGCATTCAGTACATACCGTTCGTACGCGTATCAAAAAGCCTTATTTGAAAAATATGTGGCACGGGATGGGTTTGAGAAAGCCAGCACGTACAGTGCTCAACCGGGAAAAAGTGAACATCAAACAGGACTGGGTTTTGATATCGGAGGCGCCGATTCATCAAAATATGCAAAGTTCAGCTTTTCAAGTACAAAAGAAGCAAAATGGCTGGCTGCCAATGCACACCGTTACGGATTCCATCTCCGTTACCCGCTCGGAAAAGAATCATGGACAGGCTACACATATGAAAGCTGGCATTACCGTTATGTCGGAGCAACGCTTGCGGCGCAGCTGAAAATGACCGGATTGACAATGGAAGAATATTATCAATTAGCACCGGGTAAACCAAGTACGCCATAA